The window CCCCCCGCTCCAGCTAACTGAAGCTTAAGACGCGAGAGCCCTTGTTTACTTAACAGCTCATGAATACCCGCTATGAGCGGCATAACTTCTTTACGTGGGTCTAGCGTCAATGGAATAAAGTAGTTAATTTGCACAGACCACATCAGAGTAATAATGCGATGAAATAGATGACTAGGCGGCATCTTACTATAATGCTTCATGTCAACATAAAGGGAGCGCCGCCCACCCTCAAAAAACAGCTCAGCACCAAGACCAGGCAAATCGAAAACGGTGCATTTATTTAACTTAAGACGTTCGGTATAAAGACTTAACCCAACTTCTTTAAACCGACCTTTGGCCCAATCAAGTTGTTTGCGACGCTGCTCCAGAGTCGCATCGTCTATATTTAGTTTCCGCTTCAAATAATCGATTGAAAAGCGGTCATTGTGAGCTCTGACAAAAACCACTGCTGTTGCCAATATGAGCTTATGAAGGCTCGTATTCAACCCTGGAGTGCGCAAACGACTCGGGAATCGTTCTTTACCCGATAGAGGATAACCATATTCCTCAGCCTTACGCCATACGCGCCAATGCCAGTTTGATAAGCGCTCACAGTTACCGGCCACAAGGGCTACGCACTGGATGGCTAAATGTTTTTCGAGCTCACTCGCAAAGGCTTGCTGCATGAGCCTGCTAGTTAAATCGGCGTTAAAGTCGCCTTTAATGACCGATGCGCGCCAGTCTGCCGCATCGTCTGACTGATCGATGCCCACTGTGTAACCATCCTGACCTCCAGTACGCGAAATCTCCCCAACATCGATCGCACTGGTCTCTGACACGTCACTAAACTGCGTCGAGACATCAATTCCCGTGGATTCCCCAACCTGACTAAGCGTACCAGTCAGCGACGCCGTCATGGAATCATCGTTGAGGTTGACAGCAAATGGTGGTGGTGGTGCTACCGGCTTGCTAGCCTCAGTCGTAGGTACCTTCGGTATATTTAACTGGAACACACCATCTTGGATACCGTCGGGCGCCGCAATTTCCACGATGAAATCGGAGCTCTGATCGCTTGGACTCACAGGTGGAATTTCTATTGCGCCAGCGACTGGTACAAATCCCACAGGCTCCGCAATGTCTTCGGTGCTTTCAGCCGGAGACTCCTCATCTTGGTCGAGGTCGTCGCCATTATCAAAATCGACCGATTGGATACTAAGGACGTCTGCGGCATTGTTCGACACCTCCGATTCCTCGGCGTCATCGTCAACAATAGGGCTCAGATTATTTGGTTCCAAGTCTATCTTGAAGAGCCCATCAGCCGCTTCGATAGCGTCATCAGCCTCACTGACAGAACTCGCATCGTCAACGGGCAATATTAAATCAAGATCAGGTGGAACCGGTAGATCAACGGGTCGACCACCTCGTTCTGATTGGCGGGATTCAGGCGCCATATATGGAACGGCAGGAATAAAATCACCGGCAACTGCTGCCAGCTGCTCCGGCTGAACATCCATTGCCGCTACCTCTTGACTCTGGAAGCCCAGATCCAGTACCTCCGGCGCGATTTCTAATTCGCTTACGACAGCTGCCTTTGCCACCTGAGGTTCAGGTCGATAAATTTCAGCTGGCTTATCGACGACCTTGGTGACTGGACGTATATTCCCAGCACCTGGCTGCAATACTTCTTTCTCTAAATTACGCAGCTCTAATTGGAGCGATTCAATAGTCAGTGGAAACGATTTCAGAGGCCTTTGGTCGATCTTCAACTTAGGCAGAATCTCTCGCAGATGCGACAATCGTTCCGTGGCCGTACCCATTTCGAGCAAAAGAAAGTAGAGCGGCATCCATGTTCTGTAGTCGTTTGAATCTGCAGCATAGGCTTCTGAATATATAGCCAAGGCACGCGATCTCAAGTTATCGCTGTCAAATAGCATGCCCGCGTAAACCAACATAAGTTCTTGTTTACTTGTTGGACCGATACGATCACCCACGTTGTGATCCAGAGCTGCCTTGTAACATTCGAGCAACACATGGCGCAAATCACCGCGCTCGATCATGACAGTGGTTTCAGTCAGATAGCTTTTCATTTTCGACTTATTTGCCACACATGCTAGTCCACGCCACCAGCAATCAACAACCTGTTCCTGATTTTTCTCAATGATCGACGCTTTAAGACGAACTTTGTAAAGGTCGCTAGACACAATACCAACATCGATTAGGACGCCGGCCAGAGCCGAGGCCTGATGCCACCTGCCTTTAGCAAAGGCCTTATCGACGTGTTTCTGCAGAAACTTCTGCACCGTATTGGGATCTTCGCCAATGCCGATGAGGCGCTCCGCATTTTTGGTAAGAAGCTCGATATCTACTGTAGACGCTGGGTCTGATAAATATTCTCCTAGATGCTGCTTTTCACGCTCGGCATCATTGATGTCAGCCGCGACTTTGGCCAAGATATGATGAATTTTGTGAGGTTCATCGGTAAATCTGGCCGATGCGCTGAACGCTAACCGAGCCCGAGCATGATCCTTAATCTTGTGCCAAAATACATGCCCAAGTTGGTCAAGTAACGTAAACTTGGCGCCGCGGTCGTCTTCGAATTCGGCCTGCTTTTGCAGAGCTTTCGCTAGTAGCTTCCAGTGACCGGTACGCTCTACTAACACTTTCAGTTCACTAAGCTCTTCAGCCGTCGAGGCTACCAAGGTACAAACCCGAGCGACCATTTTCTCTGTCGCCGTCTCTTGTCCTAACCTTTTACTGTAAAGTGCCGCGGCAGTGCGCGCATGACTTACGGCCACTGGCACTGTTGTCGCTTTAAATGACATGAGCTCATGATAGACAGCTAGCTCCTGGTCCATACCGCGGAGCAGCTTAATAATATCGCGTTCGGCCAATTCCGGTGTCAAACCGCGACGCAGCAGCTCTCTGACAAAAAACAGCATTTGCCGTGGCTCGGGCGACTCCTTCAGGGTCCCGATAGCCTCGCTCAAAACTAGAGTCTGATCGTCAACAAGCGGCAGCATTTGCTCATAAATTTGCGCCATGAGATTAAAGCGTCGGTCATCGCTAAGATCTAGCAGGGACTGGAGGGCCTCACGCATCCACTGCAGCCTTTGCACCGAAGTTAGTTTACGGATTTCCAGGATACTGCGTAGCAGGCGAGCAATGGCATCAACCTGATTTGCCTGCTGATAGGCCAAGAAACGTTTTTTGACAGCAGCCTCTGCATTTGAGTCGAAAGCATAGACGCGCAATGCAAGATTGTCCCTCTGCATGTCGCTTAGTTCGGCCGGGATGGCCAGCATTTCGATGATCAAACCTTGCTGCTCGACAGGTTGCAGCTGTTGCAAGCGAAGTTCATAAGCCTGCACCAAAGATCGGTAATCTCTTTGACTTGCAAAGTACTCGATCAAAAATCTGAATCCTGCAGGGTCGATCCACCCCTCTTGATTGGCAGCCCTAAGATGTCTAATAGCACCAACAGTATCACCGAGACGATCGCGATAAATTTCAGCCAGCCGACAGAGAAATTCGGCACGCCGCTTACCGGACTGCACTGCCGGCAGCTTGGTCAGTAATCGCGCGCTGAGATCAGACCAGTCGATATCAATGTCGTTCCAACTAAACAGGAGCTCTAGATCCTGCGTTGCGGTAGCGCTTGCGGCAAGTAGGCGCAGATAGATATCGAGAGCTTTTTGAGGCGAGCGTACAGGTCCACGGTAGAGAGCTACTAGGTCATCAAAAAGTGGCTTTAGGCGCTCACTGTTTGCAGCTTGTTCAAATACGGTAAACTGTGCCTCCAGGATCCGCGCTAGTGATGCATGTGCATTATTTCGCCGGTAAATCTGCTCTAACTCCGACAAGGAGTCTAGATCTGACATGTCATATTTAATAGCCATTTCATAGCGATTTGCAGCTAGGTCTGATCTATGCAGGTGGTGGTTCCATATCCTACCGATGGTAGCCTCAAGATCATGCCGCGCCGAAGGAGACAAAGTTAGGTGACGATCTTTGAGCAGACTATCCAGGGCCTGGATGGCTTCCTCAAAGCGCTCGCGCTCAACCAAAATATCGGCAGTGAGTAGCGCCGCAGGCACCAAGCTGCGATCGAGTTTCAATGCTTTCTGAGCTAGATTAATCGGCTCGTCACCACTAATTTTTTGTGCGCGACGCAACTCGGCTAGTCGTAAATTGATACGAGCGAGTTCCAGCCGCCGCCGCTCCGCTTTCGCCAGCCGATGAAGTAGACTAATCTCATTATCAATGGCACCGCTTTGGCGTGCCAGCGCTATCAACTTCTGTAGAATGCGTGGTAATTCACCACGCTTTTCGAGAATCCGATGATAGCAATCAGCGGCTTTGTCGATATTCTCGGTAGTCCAAGCGTCACCCAGCAACTCGGGCATCACGGCATCAAACACAGCCAGATGATCCGCACCGCGGACTTCCTTCATGATCTGGCCGCCAATCCGTGACAGATGTTCGAGCACTAGCGCGTGAGCACCAGTGGTGAGTGCGCGTTGTACGGCATAGGAGTGAAACAGTTTGTGATCGGGCTCTAACTCTAAGGTGCGGCTGATGGGCAAAATCTCTGTATGATCACCACAGCCGACGACCCCCAGCATGGCTAACCTTCGCCATAGATACAAGGGATCGACCTCAGTCCGGCCCTGTTCGACGGCAAGCTCAAGCGCCTGATTGAGCTTGCCTGCGATCATCAATTTATCAACCGCGCGACACTCTTCGATCCGCTCGCGCGCCTCGAGAGCCTCAATTGGCACGTAAGTCACATCGGTTTGGCCGAAAGGCGTCTCACGCTCCTCAGCAGCTAAACTCACATAGAGTCCATCATCTCCGCAGCGTACAGACGGACTATAGAGTCCTTTAGCATCTGCGCAAGCAGCCTCTAGGTGACGCAATATTGCCGGACTAGTGCCGGCCTCTGCAAGTGCCACTAACGTGGGAGCCAAAAGTGGAAATCTTAGTTCGTAGATGGTGAAAGGCACGCTGTCTTTTCGACTGATCTCACCCCAAGTCCTTAGTCCCAGAGCCTCAGCTAAAAACCGTAGAGTCACTGTCACGAATACAAAGGGTACGAAGCCGAATCCAAATACGTCTGAAACAATGACCTGCCCCTCAATGCCATCGGACAGGATGCGTACCTTGAATCCACCGACGCCGCCACCAACCAGTGAAAGTCCACCCACCGGATCCTGAGGCTGATTGGGATCGCGACGCGTCACGCGACTGAATTCAAAAAGACACCAAAAAGACCCATCTCTATTGAAGACAAAATTACCTGAGGTTCGCGCGCCAAGGTATTTTTTGGTTAGGTTTTCGAAATTTTTAATGACATTGTCTTTATCCAAAAAGAGCTGAAGTTTATGTACCGCTAAGGAGCCTTTACGCGCTGCAAGCTCACACTCCTTCGTCACCCAAGGACTTGCAACACGATGCGAATGTGCTTTGGTAACAGGCTTTTCAGCTAACTTTTGTTTGTGTTGCAAAATTTTGGGAGGCAAACGCCAAAGCGTCCACGTCTGCCGCGACTCGGACTCAAATCCAAGCTCCGTCAGTACCGCTTCGCTTCCTTTTTTGCTCTCCTTACGCACCCATTCGGCTCCCGTGGACGACAAAATTAATCAAGCATTACGTATGGTTAACGACATAAACAGAGGGGCCTGGCGCCACCCAGCTTGAAGCTGAGAGCGTCCATGTGAGGTATCGGCCATTTACATCTCAGGCTTAAACTTTAGCCGGTAACGCCCCCCCAGGCGTCAGGCTTGCTATAATCAATTCGCCCCAAGAGCAGTGAATCCGGCAATTGGTAAACTTCAAGATGAGGAATCAACTGATGTCACTAGCGCAAATGCGCCACAGATTAGCTTTTCTCAACGCACCACGCTTAGAGGCAATTACCGGCTCGGTAGCTGCGGCTATCGACCATGCACTTGCACCGATACTGGGCAATGGCCTCGTACCCAGGGGTACTCTCAATGCTGCTGCGTTCACGCTGCTTTATGCTGCCATGAGACATCGAAGCTGGCTGAGCTGTCCGCTCTTAACACCGATCTTGATCGATCACCTTGCAACTCATTTCGGATTTCCTGAGGAACTCGCAGCGGCTTGTGTACGCAGCGCCATCGGCGCGGCTAAACAGAATCTGAATCCTCCACAACGCAGTGATCGGGACTTTCTCAAATATATCTGCGTCGCCACAGCACTCTCGCAAAACGAACTGGAGCTTGAAACAGATTTAGGCATAGGGCGCAATTTATTAGGGCGCATTAAAGAGGCGCTTGGACTTATTTCAGAACAATCGGAAGTCGTCCGCTACTTGGCGGAACTCGACCACGAAATCGCTGATGCCGTAAGCTCCCTGGCTAGTGAGCTCACCACTTCACCATGGGCGCTGCAGCGCGCGCGCCTCTCTTATCTCCTTTTGGATGCCGCTGGTCCATGGGAGCAGATCATCAAAGAACACGGCAGCGATTGGATCTTCGACTTGCTCGTCAGGTTCGTCGAAAAACAGACCATGTCCCTACGGGAAATCAGCGCGGCAGTGTCCGAGCTTGTGCCCGCGGCGTGTGAGACGTCGGAGCCGATTGGGCCGGAAGCGATCTGCCAACTCTTGACGGAGCGGGGCCTGATTGCGGCCGATGGACCGAAGAAGTGGCGCAATCTGCCACTTGCCAGCCAAATCACGGCTGAGGCCGTTGCTAACGGTATGCCCTCGGCCATACTGAATCGCCAAGGACAGTTAAGTCGCTACGATAGTGACCTTCAAGTAGCACTAGTTTCCAGCGCCCATCTTAAGGCCGAAGATCTTTTAACTCTGGTACGGGAAGAGCCTGCCTTGAGCCCTGGAGCCTTGCGCGCAGCACTTCGCAGAATTAGCCGGGATATTGGCCAGGCCGAGGCCAACCAGTTGCTCCGTGTCTTGGCTGCACGGGAGCTACCGACATTTGCCCTTGCCGTCATACGCGAAATGATGCTGGACTTGCCTAGCTCTCATGGACAGGAAAGCTACACCATGGCAAACTCCGGCTATGAAAACCGAACACAACAATTGGACCACTAAGCTTCGCGCCCTCGGACTTGAGCCTCATGATATCGAGTTTCATGGCAGGCAGCTTCGGCGTGCCATAGCCGGGGACATAAAGCGCACGTTCCCCATGCTCGACACCTGTAGGCCCGGAAGCGGCAGTATGCTGCTTCTACCCGAGCTGGCCAAGACACCGGCTGGACAGGGCTATTTAGGTTTCGTTCTGGCCGCTGGCGCGGCAAGCCGTTACTCGCAACCACTGCATCTTCTCAGCGAAGCTCTCGAGGCCGCAGACCTCACTGCCGTCGAAGCAAGCTTACGCGGTATGGCTCACGAGGGGGCACTCAGTTGGCCGTTGCCCGAGACCTTAGCAAAGTTAGTGGCTCATCCAGAGATCGCAAGGTCTCTGACCACAGCAGGGTTAACCCAGCTGAAAGAAGCCATTCAGTTACCCAAAGCGCTGATGCCTTGCGTTAAGGATGGCACCACTTTCCTGACCGTGAAGCACTGGGAGCACGCCGCCCTTGGCAGCCTCAGTGGCGAGGTTTATGTGGCTCCGGCAGGACGCACGGCGGCTTTTTTGGCAGAAATTGCCTATGCCAAGGAGCAACGCTATGGCTCTCCCGACCTTAAGTCCATGGTTCTCGAGCAGGGACCGGATTTATCGACCATTCGCTTTCACCGCGATGGTACACCTGTACTCGATCACCAGGGGCAACCCAGTTTAGTGCCAGCGGGACACGGAGCAATCACCAAGCTTTTTCCGGCCGCGCGTGCACTCAACATAGTTGCCGATTCACTTTTTATTCGTAACATCGATAACATCATGGGATGCGGCCCCGAGGCGACTTCGGCCACGCTCAAGTTCCTCACGCTGCATAGGCAGCTTCTCACCGCTGTGTGCGGTATTAGGGAAACGTTAGCGTTGGGACAGCTCGATCACGCAGCTTACAACGCCAGAGATCTCATGCGGCAACTTTTGCCGGGCGATCATCGACTCCATGAGAATGCGATGACTAGCCCAATTGCCGCTCTCAAGTTGCTGCAACAGCGCCTCTTCCACAGTGTGGTCAGCGAACATCCCACAACCGCTGAACTGAAGGGCCTCTACGCACGACCAGTCAATCTGATGGGTCAGGTGCCTAACACCGGTAACGACGTAGGTGGCACTCCCTGTTTTATCGAAAAAGACCCCGGTCAGCCGCCTATCAAAGTTAGTTTGGAGTTACCGCATATTTCTCCCGCCGATCGCCAGGCATTTCTGCAAGACGCCGCCGTGGCCACGCATTTCAACCCTGGCTTTTGCGCCGTCGAAATACCAAACGATCCTGGATATTACACCGAGAGAAATCAGGATTTTTGGATTATGGCAGAAAAGACCTACCGCGGTGAGTCCGTTGTCTATTTTGAGACGGTCATCTACGAGCTCGTAGGCAATAGTAGTTTTGCCAATATGGCATTTGTCGAGGTGCCACGTTTGGTCTTCAACCCACATAAGGCGCTCACTGACGCCATGAATCAAAGCTTAGCCAACTGGCTTTGAGACCGACTTTAATGGGCGTTAACACGGCATCTTTCGCACGGCGGCAACAGCATGCGCTGCAAAGATTTCCCGTTGTTTCCGCGCATGCATTTTAGCTACAATTAGAGAGTCAGAACTCACCGCGCCAGCCCCCTCTTTTGCACCAACCCATAACAACAATCTAACCCCATAGCCTGGAGGTCTCGATGCCCACGCAGGTCAGTAAAGAAGCTTTCGCGCAAGCTTTGTACGAGCTCGGTCACAACCCTGAGCAGTACCGTGGACAGCGTCTTGCACTGGCGGGGATGTGTGAGCTTTATAGCTTAGAGATTGAATCCGTGTTGGAAGCAATCGAACACAGATTGATCGCAGCGCATTACGACTACCTTAATGACACGATCTGGGTTGATGCATTAGACGCGGCACATTTTTATTTCTGCGTCAGGCATACGCAAGAACTCTTCATGGACTGAGTTCTGCGCAGATTGACAATCACGACTTACCGTAAAAAAAGAGCTCCTGGTTCCCAGCACGTCCTGGGAGTCGACAGTCGATAACCTTGCACTGGCTCAACCCAACAGCGGCAAAAGCCTGACTCACTTGGGTTGCGGCAAGTTGTCGCAGACTCGGGTCGTTCACGATGCCGCCGTCGGGCACCAGGTCGCGCGCAAGCTCAAATTGCGGTTTAACCAGCAAAAGAAAATGCACACCACCGCCCGGTGCTGCAGCCACTACCGCTGGTGCAAGGCGTGCCAGCGAGTTAAAGCTGACATCAGCGACGACAAATTGAATGGCGGGTTGCTCCGCAGGAACAAACTGGCGCACATCCGTCTGTTCCAGAACAGTCACCCTCGGGTTCGTGCGCAACTCCCAGGCGAGTTGATTACTACCCACATCCAGCGCAACGACGTGCTGGGCTCCGTGCTGCAAACAGCAGTCAGTGAAGCCGCCCGTTGAGGCGCCAATGTCGAGCACTGTCAGCCCCCTGATCACTTCCGTCAATTGAAGATCAGCGAGGGCCGCGGCTAGTTTTTCGCCACCGCGACTAACAAAGCGGCTTGCCTCCTTGACCCGTACCGTGGCATCTGCAGCCACAAGGTCTCCAGCTTTATCGCGCCGCTGATCGTTGACCAGAACTTTACCGGCCATGATCAGGGCTCGGGACGCCTCAATGGTATCGGCTAGGCCTCGTGCGACCAAGGTCAGATCTAGTCTGTTTTTTGCACGACGATCGTCCTGCATGCTTGGGTTTCCCTCCAAACAAGGAGAAATAATTAAATAATTCTAGTTTATTAGAAGATTTTTTGCAATTTGTCCTAAATCTATTTCGAGATTTTCCGAAGCACCTTTGTGTGCAGCATGCACCAGAAGGAGTCGGTAAATGAGCGATGCACAATTCATTCGGATGATCCTGATTGACGATAAAGCTGTGACAACCGATTTAGACCGGGCGGGTTACCGTAAGATGGGTGTCTTCGTAAGAGCTGCGGGCAACTACGAAGAAGCCTGCAAAACTATGGCCAAGGAAAAGATCGACCTCATCGTGATCAATCTCGATTACGCCGCCGTCGATGGGACCACTCTCACGCGTCACTTTAAGGCGCAAGAGAATTTTGCCGCTGTACCGATAGTTTTGACTAGCGTCAGGACTTCGGCTCGTGTGAAAGCTGCTGCACTCGAAGCGGGCGCAGATCTGTTTGTGGAGCAGCCTCTGCCGCGGCAGTACTTTATTGAAAAGTTAAAGCAGCTTTTGGAGCAGAAGACCCGAACGACGGAGCGCGTGGAAGGAGCCGGGGACGTCCGCTGCGCCTTTAACGGCACGGAAATGACCTGTCCGATTAGCGATCTCTCGCAGTCCGGCATGCTCGTCGCCGCCACAGAAGAAATCCCAGAGGGGACCGATATTATTGTAGAATTCGATCTTCCGGGCGGCAAAAAGCCGGTCAAGATTAAGGGTCTGGTGGTTCGAAACCTGCGAAACGGCAACCAAATCATGGGGGTAGGCATTAGATTTGTGCAGTTTACTGGCGACGCCGAAAAGCGCCTGGAAAAGTTCATAGCCAAGACCTCGCAGGGGGACACTAAACTCCAGTATTACCTATGACGCAACCAACCGAATTTAATAGATAAAAAATTAAACTCAAGTCTTTTACCAATCTCTCCGAAGCGTCTTCAAGCCTTCGGAGAGTTTGGCATGAGGGGACCTACAAAAATTGCGTGCTGCCTGTGGCTAGCGTCAGCCTGCATCGAAGTTACAGACTCGGGCGATAACGACGACAGCGGCACCAAAATGGCCGGCGTGGTCCAAGATGTGGGCGGTGTCGTTGCTGCTGAAATTCAAGGCGAAAGCGAAAGGCCTCAGCAGATAAACGCCAGCGCCGGGAGTGCGATACGCGGAGCTGCCGTGCTTTTCCCGCCTGGATCACTTAAGGCAACGACTGTCGTAAAATTGGAACAGGGGGAATCCATCTTACACCCGGATCTACCGAGCCAGGTGGGACAAAGTAACGAGATGAGCCTAACGGAGGCCACACGGGCGATCGTCGTTTCTGCTGACAATAGCGCACCAGCGGCAGATGCCTTCGCCATGGCACTCCCGCTCGCCGATTACGGCACGCTTGCCGCCGCTGATCCCGACTTAACTGCGGTTTCGGTAGTTTATATAGCAGCCGACCCGATGCGTCAGCGCAATGTGATCGGTATCATCCCGACCAAGGAAATCACTTTAGTCGGACGGCGCCTGCACTTCATGACTAAACTCTTCGGTCTTTACCAGGGCGTGATCGCCGGCCAGGCCGTCAACGAGCGCAAGGAATTTGGTACCGCACGTCGTATTTTAACCACTCAGAGTGCGGCCACGCTGCCAGGTGTGACTTGGAGTCCCATTGGCGCCACGGTCGAAGGCCGCAGCCTCCACGTTGCGGCGACACCATCAGGACTGCTTGGCACTCTCAACTGTGCTGCCACCTTGGTGGGAACAGCGTCGGGTAAAGTCATGATCGCGGCACGCTTCGAGAATGGCAGCAGCGGCAAAATTGTGCTAGGCGACGACCATACTGGCGAGGCCCGCCTCCGCCTGACTTGCACTGAGGAAAACGGGCGCACGTCCACATCGCCGTGGTCAGACGTGCTGACACTTCCCGCTAGCGGAGCAGACTAATTCAGAGCCTCTAGTTCAGGGCCGTCTTGTTTTTGGCCTCGATAGCTACCAGCTGGCCACATGCGGCAGCAATATCTTGGCCCTTACTGTAG of the Deltaproteobacteria bacterium genome contains:
- a CDS encoding DUF4301 family protein; the protein is MDRKATPWQTPAMKTEHNNWTTKLRALGLEPHDIEFHGRQLRRAIAGDIKRTFPMLDTCRPGSGSMLLLPELAKTPAGQGYLGFVLAAGAASRYSQPLHLLSEALEAADLTAVEASLRGMAHEGALSWPLPETLAKLVAHPEIARSLTTAGLTQLKEAIQLPKALMPCVKDGTTFLTVKHWEHAALGSLSGEVYVAPAGRTAAFLAEIAYAKEQRYGSPDLKSMVLEQGPDLSTIRFHRDGTPVLDHQGQPSLVPAGHGAITKLFPAARALNIVADSLFIRNIDNIMGCGPEATSATLKFLTLHRQLLTAVCGIRETLALGQLDHAAYNARDLMRQLLPGDHRLHENAMTSPIAALKLLQQRLFHSVVSEHPTTAELKGLYARPVNLMGQVPNTGNDVGGTPCFIEKDPGQPPIKVSLELPHISPADRQAFLQDAAVATHFNPGFCAVEIPNDPGYYTERNQDFWIMAEKTYRGESVVYFETVIYELVGNSSFANMAFVEVPRLVFNPHKALTDAMNQSLANWL
- a CDS encoding TlyA family RNA methyltransferase, producing MQDDRRAKNRLDLTLVARGLADTIEASRALIMAGKVLVNDQRRDKAGDLVAADATVRVKEASRFVSRGGEKLAAALADLQLTEVIRGLTVLDIGASTGGFTDCCLQHGAQHVVALDVGSNQLAWELRTNPRVTVLEQTDVRQFVPAEQPAIQFVVADVSFNSLARLAPAVVAAAPGGGVHFLLLVKPQFELARDLVPDGGIVNDPSLRQLAATQVSQAFAAVGLSQCKVIDCRLPGRAGNQELFFYGKS
- a CDS encoding response regulator produces the protein MSDAQFIRMILIDDKAVTTDLDRAGYRKMGVFVRAAGNYEEACKTMAKEKIDLIVINLDYAAVDGTTLTRHFKAQENFAAVPIVLTSVRTSARVKAAALEAGADLFVEQPLPRQYFIEKLKQLLEQKTRTTERVEGAGDVRCAFNGTEMTCPISDLSQSGMLVAATEEIPEGTDIIVEFDLPGGKKPVKIKGLVVRNLRNGNQIMGVGIRFVQFTGDAEKRLEKFIAKTSQGDTKLQYYL